One genomic window of Acidobacteriota bacterium includes the following:
- the argB gene encoding acetylglutamate kinase, which translates to MTDTMVRALKEALDYTRLYKGQTFVVKIGGEILDRPELLDGIAVQLALLDSLSIRLAVVHGGGVQATRLAERLGVPVRMQSGRRVTTPEMLEVTKMVYAGSLSVDLLAALRRQQVRAVGLSGVDAGLVSARRRPPSPPPGEDGGEPVDWGEVGDIEAVDRSVLDALFDRGMVPVISPIAADGHGRPLNVNADGLAVEVAKSLGAAKLLILTTAPGLLRDPGDPASLVAFADPDDLEKLVAEGAVRGGMRPKVAACLAAVRGGVRRTHILDGRVPDSLLLELFTGAGCGTMIVGRREKRDYSEHELAHGGNGA; encoded by the coding sequence GTGACGGACACGATGGTTCGAGCCCTCAAGGAGGCGCTCGACTACACGCGGCTGTACAAGGGGCAGACCTTCGTGGTGAAGATCGGAGGCGAGATCCTCGACCGCCCCGAACTCCTCGACGGCATCGCGGTTCAGCTGGCGCTGCTCGACTCGCTCTCGATCCGGCTGGCGGTGGTGCACGGGGGCGGCGTGCAGGCCACCCGTCTCGCCGAGCGCCTCGGCGTGCCCGTCCGGATGCAATCCGGTCGGCGTGTGACGACGCCGGAGATGCTCGAGGTGACGAAGATGGTGTACGCCGGTTCGCTCAGCGTCGATCTTCTGGCGGCCCTTCGCCGGCAGCAGGTCCGAGCCGTCGGCCTTTCGGGGGTGGACGCCGGGCTGGTCTCGGCGCGGCGGCGCCCCCCTTCCCCACCTCCGGGGGAGGACGGCGGTGAACCGGTGGACTGGGGAGAGGTGGGCGACATCGAGGCGGTCGACCGCAGCGTGCTCGACGCCCTGTTCGACCGCGGCATGGTGCCGGTGATCTCGCCGATCGCCGCCGACGGCCACGGGCGCCCCCTCAACGTGAACGCCGACGGCTTGGCCGTCGAGGTGGCGAAGTCGCTGGGAGCGGCCAAGCTGCTCATCCTCACCACGGCGCCAGGGCTGCTCCGCGACCCCGGCGATCCCGCCTCGCTGGTGGCGTTCGCCGATCCGGACGACCTCGAAAAACTCGTCGCGGAAGGCGCCGTCCGCGGCGGCATGCGACCGAAGGTCGCCGCCTGCCTCGCGGCCGTCCGGGGCGGGGTGAGAAGGACGCACATCCTCGACGGGCGCGTGCCCGACTCCTTGTTGCTGGAGCTGTTCACCGGAGCCGGCTGCGGAACGATGATCGTCGGGCGGCGCGAGAAGCGGGACTACAGCGAGCACGAACTGGCCCACGGGGGGAACGGAGCATGA
- a CDS encoding N-acetylornithine carbamoyltransferase has product MTVRHCLATDEWDDRRVLQLLDRAARLKAANRDDEALRGKLLGLVFFDPSLRTRVSFEAAMARHGGRAIVLEPGRGAWALETRRGAVMDGGAPEHVVDAARVLGRYVHALGVRAFPKLDDWEAARRDEVVRTFAAESGVPVINLESARRHPCQGLADALTIRERLGEAARESRFTLAWAWHPKPLPCAVPVSAAIAAARLGMEVTIAHPEGFELDGEDVRSVAEVARRCGGRLEITHDIDEAIAGADVVYAKSWGSLRAFGDADAARKLAAPYRSWRIDERRMRATRGGRGFFMHCLPVRRNVVVTDGVLDGPWSAVVDQAENRLHVQRALLLELLGGDR; this is encoded by the coding sequence GTGACCGTTCGCCATTGTCTCGCCACCGACGAGTGGGACGACCGCCGGGTGCTCCAGCTCCTCGACCGCGCGGCGCGCCTGAAAGCGGCGAACCGCGACGACGAGGCGCTCCGGGGAAAGCTGCTCGGGCTGGTGTTCTTCGACCCGTCGCTGCGCACGCGGGTTTCCTTCGAGGCCGCGATGGCCCGGCACGGGGGCCGGGCGATCGTGCTCGAGCCGGGACGGGGGGCGTGGGCCCTGGAGACCCGCCGCGGGGCGGTCATGGACGGCGGCGCGCCGGAGCACGTCGTCGACGCGGCGCGGGTGCTCGGCCGCTACGTGCACGCTCTGGGAGTCCGCGCGTTCCCCAAACTGGACGACTGGGAGGCAGCGCGCCGCGACGAGGTCGTCAGGACCTTCGCGGCCGAGTCCGGCGTCCCCGTGATCAACCTGGAGTCGGCCCGGCGACATCCCTGTCAGGGGCTCGCCGACGCCCTCACGATCCGCGAGCGCCTCGGCGAGGCCGCCCGCGAGTCCCGGTTCACCCTCGCGTGGGCTTGGCATCCGAAGCCGCTGCCGTGCGCGGTGCCGGTGAGCGCCGCGATCGCCGCCGCGCGCCTCGGAATGGAGGTCACCATCGCGCACCCCGAGGGGTTCGAGCTGGACGGGGAGGACGTGCGCTCGGTGGCCGAGGTCGCGCGGAGATGCGGCGGGCGTCTCGAGATCACGCACGACATCGACGAGGCGATCGCCGGAGCCGATGTCGTCTACGCCAAGAGCTGGGGCAGCCTCCGCGCCTTCGGCGACGCCGACGCCGCGCGGAAGCTCGCCGCGCCGTATCGCTCGTGGAGGATCGACGAGCGGAGGATGCGCGCCACGCGCGGCGGGAGAGGTTTTTTCATGCACTGCCTGCCCGTGCGCCGGAACGTGGTGGTGACCGACGGAGTCCTCGACGGTCCGTGGTCGGCGGTCGTGGACCAGGCGGAGAACCGGCTCCATGTGCAGCGCGCGCTGCTCCTGGAGCTTCTCGGAGGAGACCGGTGA
- a CDS encoding aminotransferase class III-fold pyridoxal phosphate-dependent enzyme, whose amino-acid sequence MLKELSELPVYERLDFRPVRGRGCYLWDAAGRRVLDLYAGHAVALTGHAHPRVATAVAEQAERLLFYSNALPLEPREHLLERLARLAPPELGHLFLVNSGAEANEQALALARRATGRERVVVIEGGFHGRTLATLACAGTPRHRELARRAGGGALAALTDVCPFGDTRALESLVTDRTAAVLAEPVQGLAGARPLPTEFLCRARELCDAAGAVLVFDEVQSGCGRTGAFTAAQRLGIRPDAITLAKGIASGLPLGVLLVSDRLAEGIGKGDLGSTFGGGPVPCAAAAATLAVLEEERLAERAREIGALIAGAAARLPGVREVRGAGLLLGLVLDRPAAQVQRELLAQGVLAGTSADPSVLRLLPPLVAGEGEAGEFLAALERVLT is encoded by the coding sequence GTGCTGAAGGAGCTTTCGGAGCTGCCTGTCTACGAGCGGCTCGACTTCCGTCCCGTGCGTGGGCGCGGCTGCTACCTGTGGGACGCCGCAGGCCGGCGCGTCCTCGACCTGTACGCGGGGCACGCGGTCGCGCTCACGGGACACGCGCATCCCCGCGTCGCCACGGCCGTGGCCGAGCAAGCCGAAAGACTCCTCTTCTACTCCAACGCCCTGCCCCTCGAACCGCGGGAGCACCTGCTCGAAAGGCTCGCCCGGTTGGCGCCACCGGAGCTCGGCCACCTGTTTCTCGTCAATTCCGGCGCGGAGGCGAACGAGCAGGCGCTCGCCCTGGCGCGGCGCGCCACCGGCAGGGAACGCGTCGTGGTGATCGAGGGCGGTTTTCACGGGCGCACGCTGGCCACCCTCGCCTGCGCCGGAACGCCGCGCCACAGGGAACTCGCCCGCCGCGCCGGCGGCGGGGCGCTGGCCGCGCTGACCGACGTCTGTCCGTTCGGCGACACCCGGGCGCTGGAGTCGCTCGTGACGGACCGCACCGCTGCGGTGCTGGCGGAGCCGGTGCAAGGTCTCGCCGGTGCGCGCCCGCTTCCGACAGAGTTCCTCTGCCGCGCGCGCGAGCTCTGCGACGCGGCGGGGGCCGTCCTCGTCTTCGACGAGGTCCAGAGCGGCTGCGGGCGGACGGGCGCTTTCACCGCCGCCCAGCGGCTCGGCATCCGTCCCGACGCGATCACGCTCGCCAAGGGAATCGCGTCCGGCCTGCCGCTCGGCGTCCTGCTGGTGTCGGACCGCCTGGCGGAAGGGATCGGCAAGGGTGACCTCGGAAGCACCTTCGGCGGCGGGCCGGTGCCTTGCGCCGCCGCCGCCGCGACGCTGGCGGTGCTCGAGGAAGAGCGGCTCGCGGAGAGGGCGCGGGAGATCGGGGCGCTCATCGCGGGCGCGGCCGCACGGCTGCCGGGGGTGCGAGAGGTCCGGGGGGCCGGCCTTCTCCTGGGACTCGTGCTCGACCGCCCAGCCGCTCAGGTCCAACGGGAGCTTCTCGCGCAGGGCGTGCTCGCCGGGACCTCGGCCGACCCGTCGGTCCTGCGCCTGCTCCCCCCGCTCGTCGCCGGAGAAGGAGAGGCCGGTGAGTTCCTCGCCGCCCTCGAGAGGGTCCTGACGTGA